The Patescibacteria group bacterium DNA window GACGAGTGGATACGCACGAGAGAGGGAAGCGGAAAAAATAGACGATCAACTAAGGCCCCTTTGAAAAAAGGGGTTTTTTGTTGACTACTTTTGTTTTGGGAGAGATGAAGGCATTATGAAAAATGAGATCGTCATTACAGGCATTGGTGTCGTTGCTTCGAACGGCATAGGAAAGGAAGCTTTCTGGAACGCCCTTCAGAAGGGGGCCAGCGGCATCAAGCCCGTGAGCCTTTTTGATACAGGTTCTATGAAGTCCAAGCAGGCTGGAGAGATCAAAGATTTCGATGCGAAGCTTTATCTGGGGGACAAGGGGCTTCGCCTCCTTGACCGTTCGACAAAACTTGTGAATGTAGCGGCCAAGCTTGCCTTGGACGACGGGCATTTTACGGTCACAGAGGACAACGCGGATGAGACAGGCGTCGTCTTGGGAACGACCTTGGGGAGCGTCTGGAGCATCAGTGAATTCGATAAGACCGCCCTTGTCGAGGGGCCGCGATATGTCAACCCGGCGCTTTTTCCCAATACCGTCATCAATTCCCCGGCAAGCCAGATATCGATCCGTTTCGGCATCAAGGGTTTTAATACGACGATTTCCACGGGATTTACATCCAGTATGGATGCCTTAAAGTACGCCTGTGATTTCATCCGGCTGGGCCGCGCCAGGGCGGTTTTGGTGGGAGGGGTCGAAGAGCTTTGCCTGCAGACGTATCTCGGTTTTTATAAGCTCCAGTTCCTTTCGGGGTCCAAAGATGACGATCGGGAACTGAATTGTCCTTTTGACCGCAGGCGTAACGGGATTGTGTTCGGAGAGGGCGCAGTGATGTTACTTATTGAGGACCTGGAGAGCGCCAGGGCCCGAGGCGCACACATTTATGCCAAGGTTTCTTCCCTGGGCTATGAATTCGTTCCTTACCGCATCAATAAATATCACCGGCTGGGCACAGGCATCCGCAAGGCCTTGAAAGAGGCATTGGTAGACGCCGATCTGGATGTCAAAGATATCGACTGCATCAGCGCTAATGCGAATTCCACGCGCGAAGCAGACCGGATCGAAGCGGAGGCTATTCAGGAGGTCTTCGGTTCGGCGGCCCAAAAGACGCCGGTGAGCGCGATCAAGTCCATGGTGGGCGAGACGTTCAGCGCTTCCGGCGCCATGCAATTGGCGGCGGCATCGGGAAGCATCGAGCAGGGATTTATTCCTCCGACGGTGAATTTCAAGGAGAGAGACCCGGACTGCGGTCTCAATTGCAAGGCCGGCGTATCGCAAAAAGCGGACATTAACCATGTCCTCGTCAGTTGTTTCGGGCCCAGCGGAGTCAACACGGCAGTTGTCCTGTCAAAATATGAAGAATGATTCGTTGCTCAAAGACCGGATTGGCATCGTTTCTGGCGGCAGCAGGGGTATCGGCCGGGCAATCGTCAGGGAGCTTGTCGCCGCAGGCGCCAAAGTCGCCTTCACATACGTCAAAAGCGATTCTGAAGCAAAAAAACTGCTCCAGGAAGTCGCGGACGCTGGTTCCGAGGCCCTGAGTTTCAAGGGCGACGTGCGCGATTATGATACTTGCCGGGATTTTGTGGAGCAGGTCAAGGCATATTTCGGAGGTCTGGATTTTCTTGTCAGCAATGCCGGCATCACGCGCGATAAGGCCTTTATGACGATGGAAAAAGAGGACTGGAAGGAAGTCGTCGATGTCAATCTCACCGGCTGTTTCAATATGGCGCGTTCGTGCATTGTGACGTTTCTCAAGCAAAAGAAGGGCAATATCGTCAATATCTCATCTATCAGCGGGATTTCCGGCATTGCGCGGCAGGTGAACTATTCGGCATCCAAGGCGGGCATT harbors:
- a CDS encoding beta-ketoacyl-[acyl-carrier-protein] synthase family protein, with product MKNEIVITGIGVVASNGIGKEAFWNALQKGASGIKPVSLFDTGSMKSKQAGEIKDFDAKLYLGDKGLRLLDRSTKLVNVAAKLALDDGHFTVTEDNADETGVVLGTTLGSVWSISEFDKTALVEGPRYVNPALFPNTVINSPASQISIRFGIKGFNTTISTGFTSSMDALKYACDFIRLGRARAVLVGGVEELCLQTYLGFYKLQFLSGSKDDDRELNCPFDRRRNGIVFGEGAVMLLIEDLESARARGAHIYAKVSSLGYEFVPYRINKYHRLGTGIRKALKEALVDADLDVKDIDCISANANSTREADRIEAEAIQEVFGSAAQKTPVSAIKSMVGETFSASGAMQLAAASGSIEQGFIPPTVNFKERDPDCGLNCKAGVSQKADINHVLVSCFGPSGVNTAVVLSKYEE
- the fabG gene encoding 3-oxoacyl-[acyl-carrier-protein] reductase, whose amino-acid sequence is MKNDSLLKDRIGIVSGGSRGIGRAIVRELVAAGAKVAFTYVKSDSEAKKLLQEVADAGSEALSFKGDVRDYDTCRDFVEQVKAYFGGLDFLVSNAGITRDKAFMTMEKEDWKEVVDVNLTGCFNMARSCIVTFLKQKKGNIVNISSISGISGIARQVNYSASKAGIIGLTRALAQEVAPYNIRVNCVAPGFIETDMLGVLKEELKDKFRRAVPLGRFGHPQDIAKAVLFLLSEQSNYITGQVIKVDGGLHTSN